One genomic window of Geodermatophilus sp. DSM 44513 includes the following:
- a CDS encoding DUF4081 domain-containing GNAT family N-acetyltransferase, whose translation MLTTPSARVLDETDEPAVRALFATDPVAACVVAGRVEAAGTAPAALGAPLWGLGRGRSLDAVCLAGANLIPFALPGAERAAAAAFADRALRAGRRCSTIVGPAAAVEPLWELLGPAWGPARDHRPRQPLLAIDGPPALAPEPRVRPVRPAEVDVLLPAAVAMFTEEVGVSPLRVDGGAGYRARVVELVRAGQSLAWIEGGEVLFKAEIGAVSRSACQVQGVWVAPAHRGRGIGTAGTAAVVEYARSAIAPVVSLYVNDFNAAARAAYARVGFREVGVFSSVLF comes from the coding sequence GTGCTGACCACCCCGTCAGCGCGGGTCCTCGACGAGACCGACGAGCCCGCCGTCCGCGCCCTGTTCGCCACCGACCCGGTGGCCGCCTGCGTCGTCGCGGGGCGGGTGGAGGCCGCCGGCACCGCACCGGCGGCCCTCGGCGCCCCGCTGTGGGGGCTGGGCCGCGGGCGCTCGCTGGACGCGGTGTGCCTGGCCGGGGCCAACCTGATCCCCTTCGCCCTGCCCGGCGCCGAGCGCGCCGCGGCGGCCGCGTTCGCCGACCGCGCGCTGCGCGCCGGCCGGCGCTGCTCGACCATCGTCGGCCCGGCCGCCGCGGTCGAGCCGCTGTGGGAGTTGCTCGGCCCGGCGTGGGGCCCGGCCCGCGACCACCGGCCCCGGCAGCCGCTGCTGGCGATCGACGGTCCGCCGGCGCTGGCCCCCGAGCCGCGGGTGCGCCCGGTCCGCCCGGCCGAGGTCGACGTGCTGCTGCCGGCGGCGGTGGCGATGTTCACCGAGGAGGTCGGGGTCAGCCCGCTGCGGGTGGACGGCGGCGCCGGCTACCGCGCCCGGGTGGTCGAGCTGGTGCGCGCCGGGCAGTCGCTGGCCTGGATCGAGGGCGGCGAGGTGCTGTTCAAGGCCGAGATCGGCGCGGTGTCGCGCAGCGCCTGCCAGGTGCAGGGCGTGTGGGTCGCCCCCGCCCACCGCGGCCGCGGCATCGGCACCGCGGGCACCGCCGCCGTCGTGGAGTACGCCCGCAGCGCGATCGCGCCGGTCGTGAGCCTCTACGTCAACGACTTCAACGCCGCCGCCCGCGCCGCCTACGCGCGGGTGGGCTTCCGCGAGGTCGGGGTGTTCTCCAGCGTGCTGTTCTGA
- the ispG gene encoding flavodoxin-dependent (E)-4-hydroxy-3-methylbut-2-enyl-diphosphate synthase yields MTTSVGLGMPALPPPVLAPRRKTRQLMVGTVGVGSDHPVSVQSMTTTKTADINATLQQIAELTASGCQIVRVAVPDTDDAEALPIIAKKSQIPVIADIHFQPRYVFAAIDAGCAAVRVNPGNIKKFDDKVGDIARAAKAAGTPIRIGVNAGSLDKRLLAKYGKATPEALVESALWECSLFEEHDFRDIKISVKHNDPVVMVRAYELLAAQCDYPLHLGVTEAGPAFQGTIKSAVAFGALLSQGIGDTIRVSLSAPPAEEVKVGNQILESLNLRQRGLEIVSCPSCGRAQVDVYTLADEVTAGLQGMEVPLRVAVMGCVVNGPGEAREADLGVASGNGKGQIFVKGEVIKTVPESKIVETLIEEAMRLAAEMPAAEQVDGGSPAGPPVVSVG; encoded by the coding sequence ATGACGACCTCCGTCGGTCTCGGCATGCCCGCGCTGCCCCCGCCCGTGCTGGCGCCCCGGCGCAAGACCCGCCAGCTCATGGTCGGCACCGTCGGCGTCGGCAGCGACCACCCGGTCAGCGTCCAGTCGATGACGACGACCAAGACCGCCGACATCAACGCCACGCTGCAGCAGATCGCCGAGCTCACCGCCTCGGGCTGCCAGATCGTGCGCGTCGCCGTCCCGGACACCGACGACGCCGAGGCGCTGCCGATCATCGCGAAGAAGTCGCAGATCCCGGTCATCGCCGACATCCACTTCCAGCCGCGCTACGTCTTCGCCGCGATCGACGCCGGGTGCGCCGCCGTCCGCGTCAACCCCGGCAACATCAAGAAGTTCGACGACAAGGTCGGCGACATCGCCAGGGCCGCCAAGGCGGCCGGCACCCCGATCCGGATCGGCGTCAACGCCGGCTCGCTGGACAAGCGGCTGCTCGCCAAGTACGGCAAGGCGACGCCGGAGGCGCTGGTGGAGTCCGCGCTGTGGGAGTGCTCGCTGTTCGAGGAGCACGACTTCCGCGACATCAAGATCTCGGTCAAGCACAACGACCCGGTGGTCATGGTGCGCGCCTACGAGCTGCTGGCCGCGCAGTGCGACTACCCGCTGCACCTGGGCGTCACCGAGGCCGGCCCCGCCTTCCAGGGCACCATCAAGTCCGCCGTCGCCTTCGGCGCGCTGCTGAGCCAGGGCATCGGCGACACGATCCGGGTCTCGCTGTCCGCCCCGCCGGCCGAGGAGGTCAAGGTCGGCAACCAGATCTTGGAGTCGCTGAACCTGCGCCAGCGCGGCCTGGAGATCGTCAGCTGCCCGTCCTGCGGCCGGGCACAGGTCGACGTCTACACGCTGGCCGACGAGGTGACCGCCGGCCTGCAGGGCATGGAGGTCCCGCTGCGCGTCGCGGTCATGGGCTGCGTGGTGAACGGCCCGGGCGAGGCCCGGGAGGCCGACCTGGGGGTGGCCTCGGGGAACGGCAAGGGCCAGATCTTCGTCAAGGGCGAGGTCATCAAGACCGTGCCCGAGTCGAAGATCGTCGAGACGCTCATCGAGGAGGCCATGCGCCTGGCCGCCGAGATGCCCGCGGCCGAGCAGGTCGACGGCGGGTCGCCGGCCGGCCCGCCCGTCGTCAGCGTCGGCTGA